TGGATCTGGCGGTCCTCGACGTCAATCTGCGGGGCGAGGAGGTCTACCCGGTCGCCGACGTACTGGCGGAGAGGGGAATCCCGTTCGTGCTGGTCACGGGCTACGACCGGCACACGATCCGGGCTCGATACCTGCAGGAATGTATCCTGGAGAAACCTGTCGGGACGGCTGCGGTGCTGTCCGCGTTGCGTCGGCTTCCGCGCTGATCGTTAGCGGCTCAACAACGCGATTTCAATCTCGCAGGGCAGGGCGGCAGCCGTGATGGCATGTCGCGTCGTTGACGCCGGGCTGCACTCGGGTCCTGAAGTGCGCTGCGGCGCGACACGCTGCCCCGGTCAACTCAAGGCCGACGCGTCTTCATAGGGCAGGTGTACCGCGCCTGCTTCGCGCAATGCGGCCTCCGCCGGGGCGAGTGATTCCTTTTCCCCGTCGATCACGACCAGGATGCGGCCCGACTCGATCTCCTCCTCGAACTTCCGCCGCACAGGATCGGGCAGGGACGCCCCCACCATGGACGAGGCCCAGGTTCCGATGGCGGCGCCGCCCAGGGTCGTCAGCGCCACGCCCGCAAGCGTGAGCCCGAGCGGCGGTATGGCGACCGCGACAAGGCCAGCGAGCAGTCCGGTCGCCCCACCGATGCCTGCGCCGCGGATCGCCGCGTGCTTGAAGTCGGTCGGGGCTTCCTTCTGGTGCTCGGGCATCGCCTGGAGTTCGATGTCACCGCGTGCCACGAGCGAGACGTCCTCGTCGGGAATGCCCGCGCTTCGGACGGCGCGTACCGCGGCTTCCGCCGCGGGCAGGGAAGACGTGCTGTAGACACGACGGATCTTCATGGGCGACTCCACGGCAGGACCGGATCGATTGAGCATCCGCAGC
The genomic region above belongs to Luteimonas chenhongjianii and contains:
- a CDS encoding response regulator, whose translation is MDERNLAGCRVLVVEDDYSIAAALAEELADQTAIVIGPAPSVERALKLVDEAARLDLAVLDVNLRGEEVYPVADVLAERGIPFVLVTGYDRHTIRARYLQECILEKPVGTAAVLSALRRLPR